One segment of Canis aureus isolate CA01 chromosome 27, VMU_Caureus_v.1.0, whole genome shotgun sequence DNA contains the following:
- the ANAPC7 gene encoding anaphase-promoting complex subunit 7 isoform X3: MALQQKKALSKTSKVRPSTGNSASTPQSQCLPSEIEVKYKMAECYTMLKQDKDAIAILDGIPSRQRTPKINMMLANLYKKAGQERPSVTSYKEVLRQCPLALDAILGLLSLSVKGAEVASMTMNVIQTVPNLDWLSVWIKAYAFVHTGDNSRAINTICSLEKKSLLRDNVDLLGSLADLYFRAGDNKNSVLKFEQAQMLDPYLIKGMDVYGYLLAREGRLEDVENLGCRLFNISDQHAEPWVVSGCHSFYSKRYSRALYLGAKAIQLNSNSVQALLLKGAALRNMGRVQEAIIHFREAIRLAPCRLDCYEGLIECYLASNSIREAMVMANNVYKTLGANAQTLTLLATVCLEDPVTQEKAKTLLDKALTQRPDYIKAVVKKAELLSREQKYEDGIALLRNALANQSDCVLHRILGDFLVAVNEYQEAMDQYSIALSLDPNDQKSLEGMQKMEKEESPTDATQEEDVDDMEGSGEEGDLEGSDSEAAQWADQEQWFGMQ, from the exons ATGGCTTTACAGCAGAAGAAAGCCCTAAGTAAAACTTCAAAAGTGAGACCTTCAACTGGTAATTCTGCATCTACTCCACAAAGTCAG TGTCTTCCATCTGAGATTGAAGTGAAATACAAAATGGCTGAATGTTATACAATGCTAAAACAAGATAAAGATGCCATTGCTATTCTTGATGGGATCCCTTCAAGACAGAGAACTCCCAAA ATAAACATGATGCTGGCAAACCTGTATAAGAAGGCTGGTCAGGAGCGCCCTTCAGTCACCAGCTATAAGGAAGTGCTGAGGCAGTGCCCGTTGGCCCTCGATGCCATACTAG GTTTGCTTTCCCTTTCTGTAAAAGGTGCAGAGGTGGCATCGATGACAATGAACGTGATCCAGACTGTGCCTAACTTGGATTGGCTCTCTGTGTGGATCAAAGCATATGCTTTTGTGCACACTGGTGACAACTCGAGAGCAATCAATACTATCTG ttCACTAGAGAAAAAGTCCTTATTGCGAGATAACGTGGACCTGTTGGGAAGCTTAGCAGATCTGTACTTTAGAGCTGGAGACAATAAAAACTCTGTCCTCAAGTTTGAACAGGCACAGATGTTGGATCCTTATCTGATAAAAG GAATGGATGTATATGGCTACCTCCTGGCAAGAGAAGGGCGGctagaggatgtggagaatctTGGCTGCCGCCTTTTCAATATTTCTGATCAGCATGCAGAACCCTGGGTGGTCTCTGG gtgtCATAGTTTTTATAGCAAACGCTACTCCCGGGCCCTGTATTTAGGAGCCAAGGCCATTCAGCTGAACAGTAATAGTGTTCAAGCCTTGCTACTTAAGGGAGCAGCACTTAGAAACATGGGCAGAGTCCAAGAAGCAATAATCCACTTTCGGGAGGCTATACGGCTTGCACCTTGTCGTTTAGATTGCTATGAAG GTCTCATTGAATGTTACTTAGCTTCAAACAGTATTCGTGAAGCAATGGTAATGGCTAACAACGTTTACAAAACTCTAGGAGCAAATGCACAGACCCTTACCCTTTTAGCTACTGTTTGTCTTGAAGACCCAGTGACACAGGAAAAAGCCAAAACTTTATTAGATAAAGCCCTGACCCAAAGGCCGGATTACATTAAGGCTGTGGTGAAAAAAGCAGAACTACTTA GCAGAGAGCAGAAATATGAAGATGGAATTGCTTTGCTGAGGAACGCACTAGCTAATCAGAGTGACTGTGTCCTGCATCGGATCCTAGGAGATTTCCTTGTAGCTGTCAATGAGTATCAGGAGGCAATGGACCAATATAGTATAGCACTAAG TTTGGACCCCAATGACCAGAAGTCTCTAGAGGGGATGcagaagatggagaaggaggagagtCCCACGGATGCCACTCAGGAGGAGGATGTGGACGACATGGAAGGGAGTGGGGAAGAAGGGGACCTGGAGGGCAGCGACAGTGAGGCGGCCCAGTGGGCTGACCAGGAGCAGTGGTTCGGCATGCAGTGA
- the ANAPC7 gene encoding anaphase-promoting complex subunit 7 isoform X4, translating into MAECYTMLKQDKDAIAILDGIPSRQRTPKINMMLANLYKKAGQERPSVTSYKEVLRQCPLALDAILGLLSLSVKGAEVASMTMNVIQTVPNLDWLSVWIKAYAFVHTGDNSRAINTICSLEKKSLLRDNVDLLGSLADLYFRAGDNKNSVLKFEQAQMLDPYLIKGMDVYGYLLAREGRLEDVENLGCRLFNISDQHAEPWVVSGCHSFYSKRYSRALYLGAKAIQLNSNSVQALLLKGAALRNMGRVQEAIIHFREAIRLAPCRLDCYEGLIECYLASNSIREAMVMANNVYKTLGANAQTLTLLATVCLEDPVTQEKAKTLLDKALTQRPDYIKAVVKKAELLSREQKYEDGIALLRNALANQSDCVLHRILGDFLVAVNEYQEAMDQYSIALSLDPNDQKSLEGMQKMEKEESPTDATQEEDVDDMEGSGEEGDLEGSDSEAAQWADQEQWFGMQ; encoded by the exons ATGGCTGAATGTTATACAATGCTAAAACAAGATAAAGATGCCATTGCTATTCTTGATGGGATCCCTTCAAGACAGAGAACTCCCAAA ATAAACATGATGCTGGCAAACCTGTATAAGAAGGCTGGTCAGGAGCGCCCTTCAGTCACCAGCTATAAGGAAGTGCTGAGGCAGTGCCCGTTGGCCCTCGATGCCATACTAG GTTTGCTTTCCCTTTCTGTAAAAGGTGCAGAGGTGGCATCGATGACAATGAACGTGATCCAGACTGTGCCTAACTTGGATTGGCTCTCTGTGTGGATCAAAGCATATGCTTTTGTGCACACTGGTGACAACTCGAGAGCAATCAATACTATCTG ttCACTAGAGAAAAAGTCCTTATTGCGAGATAACGTGGACCTGTTGGGAAGCTTAGCAGATCTGTACTTTAGAGCTGGAGACAATAAAAACTCTGTCCTCAAGTTTGAACAGGCACAGATGTTGGATCCTTATCTGATAAAAG GAATGGATGTATATGGCTACCTCCTGGCAAGAGAAGGGCGGctagaggatgtggagaatctTGGCTGCCGCCTTTTCAATATTTCTGATCAGCATGCAGAACCCTGGGTGGTCTCTGG gtgtCATAGTTTTTATAGCAAACGCTACTCCCGGGCCCTGTATTTAGGAGCCAAGGCCATTCAGCTGAACAGTAATAGTGTTCAAGCCTTGCTACTTAAGGGAGCAGCACTTAGAAACATGGGCAGAGTCCAAGAAGCAATAATCCACTTTCGGGAGGCTATACGGCTTGCACCTTGTCGTTTAGATTGCTATGAAG GTCTCATTGAATGTTACTTAGCTTCAAACAGTATTCGTGAAGCAATGGTAATGGCTAACAACGTTTACAAAACTCTAGGAGCAAATGCACAGACCCTTACCCTTTTAGCTACTGTTTGTCTTGAAGACCCAGTGACACAGGAAAAAGCCAAAACTTTATTAGATAAAGCCCTGACCCAAAGGCCGGATTACATTAAGGCTGTGGTGAAAAAAGCAGAACTACTTA GCAGAGAGCAGAAATATGAAGATGGAATTGCTTTGCTGAGGAACGCACTAGCTAATCAGAGTGACTGTGTCCTGCATCGGATCCTAGGAGATTTCCTTGTAGCTGTCAATGAGTATCAGGAGGCAATGGACCAATATAGTATAGCACTAAG TTTGGACCCCAATGACCAGAAGTCTCTAGAGGGGATGcagaagatggagaaggaggagagtCCCACGGATGCCACTCAGGAGGAGGATGTGGACGACATGGAAGGGAGTGGGGAAGAAGGGGACCTGGAGGGCAGCGACAGTGAGGCGGCCCAGTGGGCTGACCAGGAGCAGTGGTTCGGCATGCAGTGA